A genomic window from Mesosutterella faecium includes:
- the cysE gene encoding serine O-acetyltransferase, producing the protein MFERIREDIRTINERDPAARGTLDVLLSYPGFHAVQFWRLSHWCWIQGWWTLARWISHVARFLTGIEIHPGAKIGRRVFIDHGMGTVIGETAEVGDDCTIYQGVTLGGTSLGRGEKRHPTLESGVIVGAGAKVLGGWTVGRNARIGSNAVCLKPVPEGATIVGVPGHRAKKKEETVQAPKKVFEAYGVVLGAEDPVARAFAQVKKELDQQRDLINAMEREIARLKGEPVSGCPSIKDPGERSYLDSGL; encoded by the coding sequence ATGTTTGAACGCATCAGGGAAGACATCCGCACCATCAACGAGCGGGACCCCGCGGCGCGCGGCACGCTCGACGTGCTGCTTTCGTACCCGGGTTTCCACGCCGTCCAGTTCTGGAGGCTGAGCCACTGGTGCTGGATTCAGGGCTGGTGGACCCTGGCGCGCTGGATTTCGCACGTGGCGCGCTTTCTCACCGGCATTGAGATCCATCCCGGAGCGAAGATCGGCCGCAGGGTCTTCATCGACCACGGCATGGGCACGGTGATCGGCGAGACGGCCGAGGTGGGCGACGACTGCACGATCTACCAGGGCGTCACGCTGGGCGGCACGAGCCTCGGCCGCGGCGAGAAGCGCCATCCGACCCTTGAGTCGGGCGTCATCGTGGGCGCGGGCGCGAAGGTGCTGGGCGGCTGGACGGTGGGGCGCAACGCCCGCATAGGCTCCAACGCCGTCTGCCTCAAGCCCGTGCCCGAGGGGGCGACCATCGTCGGGGTGCCGGGCCACAGGGCGAAGAAAAAGGAAGAGACGGTGCAGGCCCCGAAAAAGGTCTTCGAGGCCTACGGCGTCGTGCTGGGCGCGGAAGACCCGGTCGCCCGGGCCTTCGCCCAGGTGAAGAAGGAGCTCGACCAGCAGCGCGACCTGATCAATGCGATGGAGCGCGAAATTGCGCGGCTCAAGGGCGAGCCGGTGAGCGGCTGCCCGTCCATCAAGGACCCGGGCGAGCGCAGCTACCTCGACTCCGGGCTTTGA
- the nfsA gene encoding oxygen-insensitive NADPH nitroreductase, producing MIPMTQNSTIKALTSHVSVRDFTSEPVSEADRNAIFEAARASSSSCFLQVVTVIRITDPEKRRAFVKLTGGQRHIESAAEFWVFCADYHRCEAMTGKALDLGWTEQLMVGCTDAAIMAQSAMAALESLGLGGVYAGGIRNSIEEADRLLGLPENVIPVLGLAFGHPAYRNELKPRLPREALLCENTYREPDPALLENYDRELARYYETRSRSPKKDSWKAGIERILLRERRPFLLAYLQKKGFGKR from the coding sequence ATGATTCCCATGACTCAAAACAGCACCATCAAGGCCCTCACTTCGCATGTCTCCGTGCGGGACTTCACATCGGAGCCCGTGAGCGAAGCCGACAGGAACGCGATCTTCGAGGCCGCCCGGGCGTCCTCGTCCTCCTGCTTCCTGCAGGTCGTGACCGTGATCAGGATCACGGACCCGGAAAAGCGCCGCGCCTTCGTGAAGCTCACCGGCGGGCAGCGCCACATCGAGTCCGCCGCCGAATTCTGGGTGTTCTGCGCAGACTACCACCGCTGCGAGGCGATGACCGGCAAAGCGCTCGACCTCGGCTGGACCGAGCAGCTGATGGTCGGCTGCACGGACGCCGCCATCATGGCCCAGAGCGCCATGGCCGCCCTCGAGTCCCTGGGACTGGGCGGCGTCTACGCGGGCGGCATCCGCAACAGCATCGAGGAGGCTGACCGCCTGCTCGGCCTGCCGGAAAACGTCATTCCGGTGCTGGGGCTCGCCTTCGGACATCCCGCGTACCGCAACGAGCTCAAGCCCCGGCTGCCGCGCGAGGCGCTGCTTTGCGAAAACACGTACCGCGAGCCCGACCCGGCGCTGCTTGAGAACTACGACCGGGAGCTCGCCCGGTATTACGAAACCCGCAGCCGCAGCCCGAAGAAAGATTCGTGGAAAGCGGGCATCGAGCGGATCCTGCTGCGCGAAAGGCGCCCGTTCCTGCTCGCCTACCTGCAGAAAAAAGGCTTCGGGAAGCGCTGA
- a CDS encoding RNA methyltransferase, translated as MKTPISASRVRFVLCEPSLPANIGAAARAVKTMGFRSLWVVNPRVSSYREDPDAVALSTSSVDVLRESRCVPTLAEALEGVTFAWALSGYDRRFGPPIEDLRGAAGRACDFLASEPGDIAFVFGTERSGLTNEEIEVCQAVAAIPADPESPSLNLAQSVQVTAYEMHVTQLERAGDAHRLYDWEKRFEAEPPATVPAIEGFLEHWQRAMEACGALDPKEPKFLMPMTRRIVARAGLTQPEVDLLRGICAAIIRPKKERAGSKKGKAC; from the coding sequence ATGAAAACGCCAATTTCAGCCTCCAGGGTCCGCTTCGTGCTGTGCGAGCCGAGCCTTCCCGCCAACATCGGCGCGGCCGCCCGGGCCGTCAAGACCATGGGATTCCGCAGCCTCTGGGTCGTCAATCCGCGGGTGAGCTCCTACCGGGAGGATCCCGATGCGGTGGCCCTGTCGACGAGCTCCGTGGACGTGCTGCGCGAAAGCCGCTGCGTGCCGACCCTCGCCGAGGCCCTCGAGGGGGTGACGTTCGCCTGGGCGCTTTCGGGCTACGACCGGCGCTTCGGCCCGCCGATCGAGGACCTGCGCGGGGCGGCAGGCCGCGCCTGCGATTTCCTCGCCTCGGAGCCGGGCGACATCGCCTTTGTCTTCGGCACGGAGCGCAGCGGCCTCACCAACGAGGAGATCGAGGTCTGTCAGGCCGTGGCGGCGATTCCCGCCGATCCGGAAAGCCCGAGCCTCAACCTCGCGCAGTCCGTGCAGGTGACCGCCTACGAAATGCATGTGACGCAGCTCGAGCGCGCGGGCGACGCGCACCGGCTCTACGACTGGGAGAAGCGCTTCGAGGCGGAGCCTCCCGCCACGGTGCCCGCGATCGAGGGCTTCCTCGAGCACTGGCAGCGCGCCATGGAGGCCTGCGGGGCGCTCGATCCGAAGGAGCCCAAGTTCCTGATGCCGATGACCCGCCGGATCGTGGCGCGCGCGGGCCTCACCCAGCCTGAGGTCGACCTGCTGCGGGGCATCTGCGCGGCCATCATCCGGCCGAAAAAGGAGCGCGCAGGGAGCAAAAAAGGAAAGGCCTGCTGA
- a CDS encoding lipid II:glycine glycyltransferase FemX, whose amino-acid sequence MDIRIEPKDARDAYSTPIVQQTAFWSGVKRRLGMRSRAFEYSVRNSDLYCGVGGYSRTNADFIMFYQYVNREDYIAYLPYGPEVEPSEERQGVFLEELSEQLRPRLDPHCIGIRYDLNWRSHWCREEDFDSEGRWRGAPKREFQEMQLNFSTRNWNLRKSGTNVLPADTILLDLSEPEEVILGRMKPKTRYNIRLALKKGIEVRDMGAKALPLWYGLYRETVLRNGLHLSPIRCFQSVVAAKLDNVDPSVTVKLLVSYAGEQPLAAMFLVLSAGRATYLYGASSSQHRELMPSYALQWQAIRLAKACRCSEYDLFGVAPDSSPSHPMHGLLRFKQGFGGSVFHQLGCWDYPLQAEKYAAFSARELSSPGYYA is encoded by the coding sequence ATGGATATCCGGATCGAGCCCAAGGACGCCCGCGACGCCTACAGCACCCCCATCGTCCAGCAGACCGCCTTCTGGTCGGGCGTGAAGCGCCGCCTCGGGATGCGCTCGAGGGCCTTCGAGTATTCGGTGCGCAACAGCGACCTCTACTGCGGCGTCGGGGGCTACTCGCGCACGAACGCCGACTTCATCATGTTCTACCAGTACGTGAACCGGGAGGACTACATCGCGTATCTGCCCTACGGCCCCGAGGTCGAGCCCTCGGAGGAGCGCCAGGGCGTTTTCCTCGAGGAGCTCTCCGAGCAGCTGCGGCCCCGCCTTGACCCGCACTGCATCGGGATCCGCTACGACCTCAACTGGCGCTCCCACTGGTGCCGCGAGGAGGACTTCGACAGCGAGGGCCGCTGGCGCGGCGCCCCGAAAAGGGAGTTCCAGGAGATGCAGCTCAATTTCTCCACCCGGAACTGGAACCTGCGCAAGTCCGGCACCAACGTGCTGCCCGCCGATACCATCCTGCTCGACCTGAGCGAGCCCGAGGAGGTGATCCTCGGGCGCATGAAGCCCAAGACCCGCTACAACATCCGCCTCGCGCTCAAAAAAGGAATCGAGGTGAGAGACATGGGCGCGAAGGCGCTCCCCCTCTGGTACGGGCTGTACCGGGAAACCGTCCTGCGCAACGGCCTGCACCTGAGCCCGATCCGCTGCTTCCAGTCCGTGGTGGCGGCCAAGCTCGACAACGTCGATCCCAGCGTCACGGTGAAGCTGCTGGTCTCCTATGCGGGCGAGCAGCCGCTGGCGGCCATGTTCCTCGTCCTTTCGGCCGGCCGCGCGACCTACCTCTACGGAGCCTCGTCCTCGCAGCACCGCGAGCTCATGCCTTCCTACGCGCTCCAGTGGCAGGCGATCCGGCTGGCGAAGGCCTGCCGCTGCAGCGAGTATGATCTTTTCGGCGTCGCCCCGGACTCCTCCCCCTCGCACCCGATGCACGGGCTGCTGCGCTTCAAGCAGGGATTCGGGGGCTCGGTCTTTCACCAGCTCGGCTGCTGGGACTATCCGCTGCAGGCGGAGAAATACGCCGCGTTCTCGGCCCGGGAATTAAGCTCCCCGGGCTATTACGCCTGA
- a CDS encoding SIMPL domain-containing protein, giving the protein MQLADKSWISGACVGLGVAAGLVFLGCSVRGAVDAYIGQTRVVTVKGLAERRVPADQVIWPITFRRTGDDLLATHALLEADSEKVIRFLKGSGLGEEEISFGAPNVQDRQTEYSNGARGPRYVLTGVITVNTPKVALVRGLISRQKELVGQGISVASEAWNTRYIYTKLNDVKPGMVEQATKNAREVAQKFAADSGSHIGRIKAATQGQFSVTDADSSMPYEKNVRVVTTVTYFLKD; this is encoded by the coding sequence ATGCAACTGGCGGACAAAAGCTGGATTTCGGGCGCGTGCGTGGGCCTGGGCGTGGCCGCGGGCCTTGTCTTTCTCGGCTGCTCGGTGAGGGGCGCTGTGGACGCCTACATCGGCCAGACCCGGGTGGTCACCGTGAAGGGGCTGGCCGAGCGCCGGGTGCCGGCCGACCAGGTGATCTGGCCGATCACCTTCCGGAGGACCGGAGACGACCTCCTTGCCACCCACGCCCTGCTCGAGGCCGACAGCGAGAAAGTGATCCGCTTCCTGAAGGGCTCGGGGCTGGGCGAAGAGGAGATTTCCTTCGGGGCCCCGAACGTGCAGGACCGGCAGACCGAGTACTCGAACGGCGCGCGCGGCCCCCGCTATGTCCTCACCGGCGTGATTACCGTGAACACGCCGAAGGTCGCCCTGGTGCGAGGCCTGATCTCCCGGCAGAAGGAGCTCGTGGGGCAGGGGATCTCGGTGGCCTCCGAGGCCTGGAACACCCGCTACATCTACACGAAGCTCAATGACGTGAAGCCCGGCATGGTGGAGCAGGCGACGAAAAACGCACGCGAGGTGGCGCAGAAGTTCGCCGCCGACTCGGGCTCGCACATCGGCAGGATCAAGGCGGCCACCCAGGGGCAGTTTTCCGTGACGGACGCCGACAGCAGCATGCCCTATGAGAAAAACGTGCGCGTGGTGACGACCGTCACGTATTTCCTGAAGGATTAG
- a CDS encoding peptidylprolyl isomerase: protein MIRLTTSMGVIDIELDPAKAPVTSANFEQYVKDGFYNGTLFHRVIKGFMIQGGGYTAGMKEKQTREPIVNEASNGLANNRYTIAMARTSDPDSATAQFFINVADNDFLNYSAGNAGYAVFGRVVKGSDVVDAIAAARTGRRGWFDDVPLEDVVIEKAEIL, encoded by the coding sequence ATGATCCGTTTAACCACCAGCATGGGCGTGATCGACATCGAGCTCGACCCGGCCAAGGCTCCCGTGACCTCCGCCAACTTCGAGCAGTACGTGAAGGACGGCTTCTACAACGGCACGCTCTTTCACCGCGTCATCAAGGGCTTCATGATCCAAGGCGGCGGCTACACGGCCGGCATGAAGGAAAAGCAGACGCGCGAACCGATCGTGAACGAGGCCTCGAACGGCCTTGCCAACAACCGCTACACGATCGCGATGGCCCGCACGAGCGACCCCGACTCGGCCACCGCCCAGTTCTTCATCAACGTCGCTGACAACGACTTCCTCAACTACAGCGCGGGCAACGCGGGCTACGCCGTGTTCGGGCGCGTCGTGAAGGGCTCCGATGTGGTCGACGCGATCGCCGCTGCGCGCACCGGCCGCCGCGGCTGGTTTGACGACGTCCCGCTCGAGGACGTCGTGATCGAAAAGGCTGAGATCCTCTAA
- a CDS encoding amidohydrolase, whose translation MTDEFDAYMPELIETRRRIHRRPETGWTEFETTALVAQRLESLGFEVHLGLEVIDPERVMGRSAGEAQAAQERARRAGVPEELLARMGGYTGCVGVLRTGRPGPVCAFRYDLDALPITEPTDPASGHLPAVEGFASVFPGKMHACGHDNHAAIGLAVARWARDHEADLRGTLKLIFQPAEEGARGAAAMAARGVVDDADWLICGHVGTTAGPGELQIADRGFMATTKFDADFKGCPSHAGSCPEKGRSALLAAANAAVMLSAIPRTSQGDTRVAVGKLVSGSARNITPADAHMEFEVRGETAEANEFMTERAEEVVRGAAAMTGVGVDLRRVGQGSTLVTTQAALDLLYEAARAVPGMKVMAAPPCPGSEDCTVLMHRVAERGGNPGYFLFGCSHHGHHRPDFDTQDTVSDKPGFEMWVQVLKRILG comes from the coding sequence ATGACCGATGAATTTGACGCCTACATGCCGGAGCTGATCGAGACCCGGCGCAGGATCCACAGAAGGCCCGAAACCGGCTGGACGGAGTTCGAGACCACGGCCCTGGTCGCGCAGAGGCTCGAGTCGCTCGGCTTCGAAGTGCATCTGGGGCTTGAGGTGATCGACCCGGAGCGCGTGATGGGCCGCAGCGCCGGGGAGGCGCAGGCCGCCCAAGAGCGGGCGCGCCGGGCCGGCGTCCCCGAAGAGCTGCTCGCGCGCATGGGAGGCTACACGGGATGCGTGGGCGTGCTTCGGACCGGGCGGCCCGGCCCCGTGTGCGCCTTCCGCTACGACCTGGACGCGCTGCCGATCACCGAGCCCACGGATCCGGCCTCGGGCCACCTGCCCGCCGTGGAGGGCTTCGCCTCCGTCTTCCCCGGGAAAATGCATGCCTGCGGGCACGACAACCACGCGGCGATCGGGCTGGCCGTCGCGCGCTGGGCCCGGGACCACGAGGCGGACCTGCGCGGCACCCTGAAGCTTATCTTCCAGCCCGCGGAGGAAGGCGCGCGGGGCGCCGCCGCCATGGCCGCCCGAGGCGTGGTGGACGACGCCGACTGGCTCATCTGCGGGCACGTGGGCACCACCGCGGGCCCCGGCGAGCTGCAGATCGCCGACCGCGGCTTCATGGCCACCACCAAGTTCGACGCGGACTTCAAGGGCTGCCCGTCGCACGCCGGGAGCTGCCCCGAGAAGGGGCGCAGCGCGCTGCTTGCCGCCGCGAACGCCGCGGTGATGCTCTCGGCCATCCCCCGGACCTCCCAGGGCGACACCCGGGTCGCCGTGGGCAAGCTCGTCTCGGGCAGCGCGCGCAACATCACGCCCGCCGACGCCCATATGGAGTTCGAGGTGCGCGGCGAGACCGCCGAGGCAAACGAGTTCATGACCGAGCGGGCCGAGGAAGTAGTCCGCGGGGCCGCCGCCATGACCGGGGTCGGCGTCGACCTGAGGCGCGTGGGCCAGGGCTCGACCCTCGTCACGACGCAGGCCGCGCTCGACCTTCTGTACGAGGCCGCGCGGGCCGTGCCCGGCATGAAGGTGATGGCCGCGCCGCCCTGCCCCGGCAGCGAAGACTGCACCGTGCTCATGCACCGGGTGGCCGAGCGCGGCGGCAATCCCGGCTATTTCCTCTTCGGCTGTTCGCACCACGGCCACCACAGGCCGGACTTCGACACCCAGGACACCGTGAGCGACAAGCCGGGCTTCGAGATGTGGGTGCAGGTCCTCAAACGGATCCTCGGCTGA
- the mutS gene encoding DNA mismatch repair protein MutS — protein sequence MNASKPTLTTENADPASLTPAMQQFLEIRRGLVKQYPNIILLYRMGDFYETFFEDAVEINRLLGITLTSRGKTVPVPLAGVPYMTLDSYLARLVKAGKAVGIVEQQGDSTTNKGAVPRKLVRIVTPGTLTESELLPSKADAALLALEPPLGKKAPEWSIVSLVLSSGAFKAMSVAEEELAGEIARIAPKEILVPDSIREKAQAIASGALVTPLPDWHFDPEHGAEQLRHHFQMESLDAWAVSEKPGILAAAGAVLGYVSQTQIESMPHIRPLVLEESSRFVGLDAATRRNLELTESLRSGGGPTLLSTIDHCLTAMGSRMLRGWITQPMRAPEVPRERHRAVGELVGDSEKCEELAAALRPLPDLERIASRIALGSVRPRELAGLRDALPQLSKLSKAAAGCSSGLLKAAAPVLEPPQELSETLERALLPEPAVTLRDGEVIADAFSDELRQLRSLRDHAGDFLTELEAREKQRTGIPNLRVEYNRVTGYFIEVTRGQADRVPADYRRRQTLKNVERFVTPELKGWEDKAIAARERSVQLERELYEGLVRSCSAWVERLTEASEAAASIDALLSLARHARDMEWTEPELSGQSGIVIRGARHPVVEKAIEHYVANDCELVPGRRLLVITGPNMGGKSTYMRSVALIALLALAGSWVPAQSARIGPIDRILTRIGASDDLAGGKSTFMVEMVEAAAILHQASSRSLVLMDEIGRGTSTFDGLSLAAAIARELADRIRSYTLFATHFFELTQLSQSCAEVANVHVRAIQSSGRVVFLHEVREGPASQSYGIAVAQLAGVPQRVIREARSTLRELEERSRLSGDQPDLFSSPGAGAQDEAPDDEGEDAEAQAALRLRDEIAALDPDSLTPRDALARLYALIELARGGKSA from the coding sequence TTGAACGCTTCGAAACCGACTCTCACCACCGAAAACGCGGATCCGGCCTCGCTCACCCCCGCCATGCAGCAGTTCCTTGAGATCCGCCGCGGGCTCGTGAAGCAGTACCCGAACATCATCCTGCTCTACCGGATGGGGGACTTCTACGAAACGTTCTTCGAGGATGCGGTCGAGATCAACCGGCTGCTCGGCATCACGCTCACAAGCCGCGGAAAGACCGTGCCGGTGCCGCTCGCGGGCGTGCCCTACATGACGCTCGACTCCTACCTCGCGCGCCTCGTGAAGGCGGGCAAGGCCGTCGGGATCGTCGAGCAGCAGGGCGACTCCACGACGAACAAGGGCGCGGTTCCGCGCAAGCTCGTGCGCATCGTCACCCCGGGCACGCTCACCGAATCGGAGCTCCTGCCCTCGAAGGCCGACGCGGCCCTGCTCGCGCTCGAGCCCCCGCTCGGGAAAAAGGCGCCGGAATGGTCGATCGTGAGCCTCGTGCTCTCAAGCGGCGCCTTCAAGGCGATGAGCGTCGCCGAGGAGGAGCTCGCGGGCGAGATCGCCCGCATCGCGCCCAAGGAAATCCTGGTGCCGGACTCGATCCGCGAGAAGGCCCAGGCCATCGCCTCCGGGGCGCTGGTCACGCCGCTGCCCGACTGGCACTTCGACCCCGAGCACGGGGCCGAGCAGCTGCGGCACCACTTCCAGATGGAAAGCCTGGACGCATGGGCGGTTTCTGAAAAGCCCGGGATTCTCGCCGCCGCGGGCGCGGTCCTGGGCTACGTCTCCCAGACCCAGATCGAGTCGATGCCGCACATCCGGCCGCTCGTGCTCGAGGAGTCGAGCCGCTTCGTGGGGCTTGACGCCGCCACGCGGCGCAACCTCGAGCTCACCGAGTCCCTGAGAAGCGGCGGCGGCCCCACGCTGCTCTCCACAATCGACCACTGCCTCACCGCGATGGGCTCGAGAATGCTGCGCGGCTGGATCACCCAGCCGATGCGCGCCCCCGAAGTGCCGCGCGAGCGCCACCGCGCCGTGGGCGAGCTGGTTGGCGATTCCGAAAAGTGCGAGGAGCTCGCCGCGGCGCTGCGCCCGCTGCCCGATCTCGAGCGCATCGCCTCGAGGATCGCGCTCGGGTCCGTGCGGCCCCGGGAACTGGCCGGGCTGCGCGACGCGCTGCCCCAGCTCTCGAAGCTTTCCAAGGCCGCCGCGGGCTGCAGCTCCGGGCTCCTCAAGGCCGCCGCCCCCGTGCTCGAACCCCCGCAGGAGCTTTCGGAAACGCTCGAGCGGGCGCTGCTGCCCGAGCCCGCGGTGACGCTGCGCGACGGCGAGGTGATCGCCGACGCCTTCAGCGACGAGCTGCGGCAGCTGCGGAGCCTTCGGGATCACGCGGGCGACTTCCTCACCGAGCTCGAAGCCCGCGAAAAGCAGCGCACGGGCATTCCCAACCTGCGGGTCGAATACAACCGCGTGACCGGCTACTTCATCGAGGTGACGCGCGGGCAGGCCGACCGGGTGCCCGCGGACTACCGGCGCCGCCAGACCCTGAAGAACGTGGAGCGCTTCGTCACTCCGGAGCTCAAGGGCTGGGAGGACAAGGCGATCGCCGCGCGGGAGCGCTCGGTGCAGCTCGAGCGCGAGCTCTACGAGGGGCTCGTCAGGTCCTGCTCGGCCTGGGTCGAGCGGCTCACCGAGGCCTCGGAGGCGGCTGCCTCGATCGACGCGCTGCTGTCGCTCGCGCGCCACGCGCGCGACATGGAGTGGACCGAGCCCGAGCTGTCCGGGCAGAGCGGGATCGTGATCCGCGGAGCGCGCCACCCCGTGGTCGAAAAGGCGATCGAACACTACGTCGCCAACGACTGCGAACTCGTGCCGGGAAGACGGCTGCTCGTGATCACCGGCCCCAACATGGGCGGCAAGTCCACCTACATGCGCAGCGTCGCGCTCATCGCGCTGCTCGCGCTCGCAGGCTCCTGGGTTCCCGCGCAGTCGGCCCGCATCGGGCCGATCGACCGGATCCTCACCCGCATCGGCGCGAGCGACGACCTCGCGGGCGGCAAGTCCACCTTCATGGTCGAAATGGTGGAGGCGGCCGCGATCCTGCACCAGGCGAGCAGCCGCTCGCTCGTGCTGATGGATGAGATCGGGCGCGGCACCTCGACCTTCGACGGGCTGTCGCTCGCGGCCGCGATCGCGCGCGAGCTCGCCGACCGGATCCGCAGCTACACGCTCTTTGCGACCCACTTCTTCGAGCTCACGCAGCTCTCGCAAAGCTGCGCCGAAGTGGCCAACGTCCACGTCCGGGCCATCCAGAGCTCGGGCCGCGTCGTGTTCCTGCACGAAGTGCGCGAAGGACCCGCGAGCCAGAGCTACGGCATCGCCGTGGCGCAGCTCGCAGGCGTCCCCCAGCGGGTGATCCGCGAGGCGCGCTCGACGCTGCGCGAGCTCGAGGAGCGCTCAAGGCTTTCGGGCGATCAGCCCGACCTCTTCTCCTCGCCCGGCGCCGGCGCGCAGGACGAAGCCCCGGACGACGAAGGGGAGGACGCGGAGGCGCAGGCCGCGCTCAGGCTGCGCGACGAAATCGCCGCGCTCGACCCCGACTCGCTCACGCCGCGCGACGCGCTGGCCAGGCTCTACGCCCTGATCGAGCTGGCGCGCGGCGGAAAGTCCGCCTGA
- a CDS encoding UDP-2,3-diacylglucosamine diphosphatase produces the protein MSEITAPALAGTTEVAPLVNPVFISDLHLAPEHPKTLMQFLRFMKTQVPYYEELVILGDLFDYWIGDDTIDTAAPIVKALAYASSIGKRVLITPGNRDVMLGPGFAAACGATLLAPEVTVECMGRRFLLSHGDEWCTKDTEYQKFRAMTRDPQWQIGALSLPLEKRMEIARQARSQSEGTKVKKTAEMMDVVDVEVYKSAKAAGADVVIHGHTHKPASHELAEIERWVLPDWDLDSGAGRDHWGYIRTVDGKRLQIIM, from the coding sequence ATGTCTGAAATCACAGCTCCGGCTCTGGCCGGCACGACGGAGGTCGCGCCGCTTGTCAACCCGGTCTTCATTTCCGATCTGCATCTCGCTCCGGAGCACCCGAAAACCCTGATGCAGTTTCTGAGGTTCATGAAAACCCAGGTGCCCTACTACGAGGAGCTCGTGATCCTGGGCGACCTTTTCGACTACTGGATCGGCGACGACACGATCGACACCGCCGCGCCGATCGTGAAGGCGCTCGCCTACGCCTCCTCGATCGGCAAGCGCGTGCTCATCACGCCGGGCAACCGCGACGTCATGCTGGGGCCGGGCTTCGCCGCGGCCTGCGGCGCGACGCTGCTCGCCCCCGAGGTGACCGTGGAGTGCATGGGGCGCAGGTTCCTGCTCTCGCACGGCGACGAGTGGTGCACGAAGGACACGGAGTATCAGAAGTTCCGCGCCATGACCCGCGATCCGCAGTGGCAGATCGGGGCGCTGTCGCTGCCGCTTGAAAAGCGCATGGAGATCGCCCGCCAGGCCCGCTCGCAGTCCGAGGGCACGAAGGTGAAGAAAACCGCAGAGATGATGGACGTGGTCGACGTCGAGGTTTACAAGTCCGCCAAGGCCGCGGGCGCCGACGTGGTGATCCACGGCCACACCCACAAGCCGGCGAGCCACGAGCTCGCGGAAATCGAGCGCTGGGTCCTCCCGGACTGGGATCTTGACTCCGGCGCCGGACGCGACCACTGGGGCTACATCCGCACGGTGGACGGCAAGCGGCTGCAGATCATCATGTAG
- a CDS encoding inositol monophosphatase family protein: MPYIETAIRAAREAGDIINQASRSIETINVQTKAFHDYVTDVDRASERAIVDILTHYCPSHAVLSEECGLVGQTNSEFVWVVDPIDGTTNFIHGFPQYAMSIALRRGSDILEAVVYDPLKDEMFTAVRGEGARLNKRRIRVSGRIDLSSALIGTGFPFRENDDFEGYAKVFTQVARRTSGIRRAGAASLDLCYVACGRLDAFWESGLKSWDIAAGSLIVLEARGLVTDFEGNDGYLDSGRIVAGTPKILGALMPILNGSAPVQA; this comes from the coding sequence ATGCCTTACATTGAAACTGCCATCCGCGCGGCCCGCGAAGCCGGCGACATCATCAACCAGGCTTCCCGCAGCATCGAAACGATCAACGTCCAGACCAAGGCCTTCCACGACTACGTGACGGACGTGGACCGCGCCTCGGAGCGCGCCATCGTCGACATCCTCACGCACTACTGCCCGAGCCACGCGGTGCTCTCCGAGGAATGCGGCCTGGTGGGCCAGACCAATTCGGAATTCGTCTGGGTGGTCGATCCGATCGACGGCACTACGAACTTCATCCACGGCTTCCCGCAATACGCGATGTCAATCGCGCTGCGCCGCGGCAGCGACATCCTCGAGGCGGTGGTCTACGACCCCCTCAAGGACGAAATGTTCACCGCGGTCCGCGGCGAAGGCGCCCGCCTGAACAAGCGCCGCATCCGCGTCTCCGGCCGCATCGACCTTTCCTCCGCGCTCATCGGGACGGGCTTCCCGTTCCGCGAGAACGATGACTTCGAGGGCTACGCGAAGGTCTTCACCCAGGTGGCGCGCCGCACCTCCGGCATCCGCCGCGCGGGCGCGGCCTCGCTCGACCTGTGCTATGTGGCCTGCGGCCGCCTCGACGCCTTCTGGGAGTCCGGCCTCAAGTCCTGGGACATTGCCGCCGGCTCTCTCATCGTTCTCGAGGCCCGGGGCCTTGTGACCGACTTCGAGGGCAACGACGGCTACCTCGACTCGGGCCGGATCGTGGCCGGCACCCCGAAGATCCTGGGGGCGCTGATGCCGATTCTGAACGGCTCGGCCCCGGTCCAGGCCTGA